The following is a genomic window from Gallus gallus isolate bGalGal1 chromosome 14, bGalGal1.mat.broiler.GRCg7b, whole genome shotgun sequence.
GGACCACGCAGGTTGCCAGCTACTGTGGCAcgcggaagagctgcctgttCCCGGACCCAGCCCCTACCAGTACCACCAAGGACACCTACCAGTCCTACTACCTACCAGGATACCGCTACCTCAGTTCCTGGAGGCCCAGTCTGCTTCATAGAGTGGTCTCggtccctcccagctctgctggagagTTCAATCCCACTGGGCGGCCACCCACTGTTCTGCCCACATTGCGCTCTGCCCTCCATTCCCGCTACAGCATTCGCGACTGGCACCACGCAAACATGGTTCAATTAAAAGGCTCTGAAGCCTCCAGGTACTGGGCTGGAAGGCTGAACACTGATTCTTTGCGACTGATGCAAGATAAGGACCAACTGACTCATCAGATGCAagaagacagcagcagaaacttGGGGGAGAGGATCTCTAACATTGATTTCTGGAGATCTGAGCTCGCCTATGAGCTAGAGTGTCTGCTCAAAGAGACCCAGGCCTTGGAAACAGCCAAGAAGCGGCTTGAATGTGCCATAAGTGAAATGCAGGGACCGCTGAAGGTAGGTCTGACACAGCTGCTTACTTCACGTCTATGTGGCTGAATGGGTAAACAGAATAGTTTTCTCTCTGTTGAATACTATTATAACTTCCACTGTTGTCACCAAAACATTACCCTTGGTAGGAAGGAAACTTGGCCACCATGGTCACAGGTCACTACAGGAACCTACCAGGATGTTTCTATGCcttctttccccatctccctcctcCAGGAGGCTGAGCCTCTGGCTGGTGCAGGCAGTGGCTCAGTGAGCTGCAGTACCCCTAGGCTCCCTGTTCAGTAATAGTAGTTATGCAGCCATTCTCTAGAATATAGATACAAAAATTCCAAACTTTGACACTGAGTAAGGGTCAATTAGGAGAGATGAGAGTCAGGGATTTTGCTATGGATCAGTGTAGAACATAGGTGTTTTAATTAACACAAATTTTAGCAAAACTGGGGCAAGTTGTGATGTAGGCCTTGCTGCTAATCTAATCTACCCTGCAGctaataaaatgaaagctttggTGGCAGCTAATCCCTATAAGTATGTATTAACAGGTAAGGTAATGAGCCACAAAGACTCATCAGTTTTGTGCAGTGAAGCCATCTCTATTCTGTTTCACCCTCAATGGATATCATTATTTGTCATGTCAGCTCCGTGGTCCCTTCTGCAGAGTTTTTCACTCTACAATGCAGTACTGTGCCTATTGCAAATGTTGTTTGGTTTGCTTGCAGACAGCCCTGGAATGCTTGTACTACCGTGAGAAGCGAAAGGAAATAGACTTGGTTCATGATGATGTGGAAAAGAACCTCATGAAGGTAAGATTGGACTTActagtttatttttcaaactgtgAGAATAACCAAAATCCAGCTAAATGTTTATCAGGGCAAAAGCATTAGTTCACAGCTCATTTGGAGGACTGAAGgtgagagaggagaaaaaatgggTTGAACTACACATAGTGGGAATGATTGATATTCTGTTCATCCTCCCTGGAACAAGAGGAACAGCCATGCGTCTGTGTGAGGTTCTCTCCAGTTTTGTCTTCTCCTATGAAATGATGTAGGAACATTCTCAAGATTGTTTTTTCGGCCATGTTCTATAAAATCTCTGAAGTCCTTGAGGGCTTACAGTATAAAATAATTGCTTACTGCCTTGCTGTTTGTATAGTCTTACTGAACAAGGAAAATGAGGATTGTGGTGATTGATaaatctttcaaattaaaaaaaaaataaataccgTGTTACTAAGATTTGAAATAAGTTATATTGGAAGCATAAGAAAACTAACactaggaaagaaaatgatgggACAATGCCATTTCTTCAAGTACTTTTCTGGATTAGAAGATTACAGAAggatgtgcagagcagctgaataACCAGAATGTTTGTTCAGAGCCTACAGTGTGCAGCTGTACTAAGAATCAGTTCAGAACTTAACTCAGCAAGAGAATGGATGGCAGgatgaaatgctgctttctcctcCAACATGACCAGActaaaaaaatatgtttaaaaatgaaaaataaagaccaTTTGCCTGATGTCCTGGAGCACTGCTCTGACTATGGAACAAGCTAGATAGAGTCAATGAAGGCCACCAGAGGCCTGTTCTGTAGTAACAGCAAAGCCACTTGACAAGTTTGTCATTTGTATACCGTACAGGTACAGAGACAGAACTTGTAATTTCAAATTTGGGGTGTCTTAATGActccaaaataatttaaagctttttatttgctgtttcaaAACTTAATCATATGAAAAATCTGTACACACTGCTAAGAGGGTCTCTTACGCTAAAAAAGGGTTTctaagaaggaaagagaatggaCAGAGTACCATAAGGCTGTTTGAAGGACTGTAAGTATCACGTTTGTGTAGTTTCCAGTATGgtttgtttcagtattttttatttattctaatcTGAGTGGAAACTTGGCTTTGAATTTCTTTGACTAATATTTATACTTACGAAGAGCTTTGTATTATTTATATCAAGGAGCCTACTTCTGAAATGAGATATATTTTCAACCTATTCTGCTATTAACAAAGTGTTTGTGTTATTGTAGAAAACTGTGACAGTAGTTAGAGAGTAGTTTGATGGATTAAGGCTCGTGCTTCAAGTCCATTCATTATAACTAGCCCAAGAAAAAATTGACCTTACGTTTATCAGAATGACTCTATCCATTAAAATCTACTAGAATGTTTGACATAATATAAAAGGCCATACAGGACCAACTCCAAAGATACAACTTTGTAGCAAtgaggaagagagggagaaaaacacTTTCCTGATCTACACATTTGAGAAATGTGAGATGACTTCAACATCTAGAATACAGAACTAAAAGGGTATATTTGCTAAAACAAATGGAGTTTGATGAAAGCACTGACATCTGGATGTTTTCTACTCTAGGAGGTTGATACATACAAAGATTGTCAAGAAATACTGGCAAAACTTGCACAAAGAATCAATCATCAGTTGGGGTAAGTATTTACATTTAATTCCTGTTTTAACGACAAGAAGCTAAATTCAGCATTGGCTGGGATCTAATGACAGACTGAAAATAGCAATTGCAAAATCAGAGGCTTAGCCTGTTAGATGGCCCTTGCCCTCCACTTCTAATTCTTACTAAGAATAGGATTTGTTAAGCTGCAGAAGAGCCATATCCATCATTTAAAGCACCAAATGAACCACGACAATTTGCCATCCTCTTCAAAGATTTCTCCCATTTTACAGCCTTGCTAGAGTGAAAGCTGTTACTGAATGcctgctctcttttgctgtgagGCTGCCCTGCATGCCACACAACAGCtatctgttgtttttcatcCATGTGGTCATTTGTCATCAAAAAGACAAACATCACTCAATGCGCTGAGTTAAATGCAGTTCTTTGGAGAATGCTGAGGCTAAAAGGTGAGCAGGGTGAAATGGTACTGCAGCTCCCTCTAGTTACATTACAGTGCCGAGTATTTTCCTGCCAGTGTAAATGCCAGCAAATGATATAATGAAGCATGGGAGAGTGTTAATGAAGGCAGTTAGCTAACTAGTACTAAAGTATTAAAGTAAGACTTTCCCCTTCACAGTATCAACAGAGACGCGCAGCATGCCCTGGAGCAGGATCTTTCTGACAAAAACTCAGCCCATTTTATTGATGTGAAGTGCTTTAACCTGAGGAACACATCAGACAGCATCAACTTCTACCATGGAGTGGAGAAAGCAGATGGGACGTGAGTATGAGTGgttgctgctgtgttctctTTCCAAGCAGGAGCCTGATTACAGCACAAGTTCTAGCCTTATGTTTGAAAAGTGGCAGAAAAAGAATTGCCTCTGTATGGCCCTCTGTCTTTCCTTGGTGTGAGCCCTCTGTCATCCTCAGTCAGTGCCTGCTTTTTAACAGCTGCCGTGGTTGGACGGCAGACAGAAGCTGACAGTCTGCAGCACCTACAATATTATGCACTGAGCTGTTTCAGAGAGAACAATCATTTACAAACATGTTGCAGCTGACTCGTTGCCTTCAAACTTCTTCATGCAGAtatctctttttgtttttaatttataatgTTCTGTGTTCTTCAGGTTTCAAAACAcatgaaatcaaagcaaaatataGTTAAGGTGTGCAGTTAAGTGCAGTGGGGTGAGCAGCATGCAGGTGAACACCAAAAATAGCTTGGATTATTTGGAAATTAGCCCATCAAGATGTACAGGACATGTATTAAATAGTATGACTGAAAGGATTTAGTAGATTTTAGCATGACTGATTGAAATTTTGCAACTATACACAGTTTCAAAACTGTATATCATAGTTTACTTATGAACACCTGCAGCCAATCCTAAAGtaatagcagaagaaaaacaacttgcaATAGAGGGCAGTGTTTTTGTGCTAATGACTTGCTAACGCGCTTCTCGCTTGAACAGAGCAGTATCTAAATGGTGAACATACTCCACAATTTCAGATGATGGCGACTCTGTCTTGCTGAGCAGTGGAGGGAAGAAATGTGTATTATTTGTTTACTAACAGAACATCAGATCACCTCATTCACTACTGAAATAAGGGAGTAAATGAAACAAACTTGGCAGGAATTCTTCTGACTCCAGTCATACAACCTACCTATAAAAATATGCTTGTCAACTCTGGTAAAAAAAAGTAGATTCGTGTGGATAAGTTTTACAgcccctttcctttttcactgaCCATAATCCAAAGCAATGCCATTTTTCATTAGCATCTTACTGAAATCATTTGGCAAACTGAGACATACATGCAGCACTTGGGTGCAGAGCAGGTGTTTTCTGCCTGAATCATTGAACAGAGACAGCCAGATAAATTACAGTCTGgaaaaaacaatgttaaaaaaCAGATCAGGTATTAATTATTTCAAACCATCAAGATGGAAACCTTCTTGGAAACTCAATTTTCTGAtcagaaaatgaatataatACATCagaccaaaaagaaagaaaaaacaaccaccaaaacCACAAACACCCTACAGAAAGTACACTGAGATTGGTTGGATAAGAAGCTGTAAGCACTGTCAGCTCAGCCTTAATACACTGATTTATGCAGTCTGCTATGAAATCGTGTTGGGTGCCTGAAACTTTTCAGGGCAactactgaaataaatgtgtagTACTAAAGATTTCCAAATACCTCAGGAAGATGAGTGCTTCAGTTTGGAGAGGCAGGAATACCCTATCaacaactagaaaaaaaaaaagggccaCTGAGAAAACAAGCCatggcaaaaataaattatttcatccCTTAATATTGAATCTCAGTGCTCAATTaaaatctaaagaaaataaatgtgagaCTCAAAAAATGGCAAAACTTCCCCTGCCGATTTTAACATACGAGCATCGTTCTTAGAGGGAAGTTTTGCATAAAGCAGATGTCTAAATGTAGGCAGAAgtttttctcatcctttcctTTTGGCAACTAAAACATCCGTACCTTTTCATAAAATATTctagttttttttctggttgaaGGGCAGAGTGATCTGGTAGGCTGAGCAATGCATTAAAGAGGGCGATGAATTTAACTCCGAAGAGGGTAGCTTATACTGCACCGCTTTTTCCTGGGGGCTCAGGCAGCAAGCTTAGGGCCCTACAGATTCCCACTATGGAAAAATCTGAGTCTGGGATTTATGTTCAATTAAGGTAATGAAGGCCATCTGTGAGCGCTTCACATAAAACCAAGAATCCCAAAGTTTTTTTGGCTACATGACATCGCAGAGGGAACATCCTTGggtggcatttttttctgtggagaCCTTTATTCAGTTTTTGTCTATTCATAGACTTTCCCATAGCACTATCATTGCTGTATGTCTCATATATATTAATAAGTTTAAGAATAATAGCCCCATAAATTAAAGCAGAAGTGTTCATTATAatacatggaaaagaaagagaatggaGATCCTCCAAATAATAGATATGGACAGTGAtggagcaggaagaaaattcCAGTTCTCCTTACTCCTATCCTAGGTCAGATGGTGGGTTATCCATCTTCCTGCTACCATTCTTTCTGATGATAAAGGCTACTAGGAGAATCAAAGCCACATGCTTTACTACATGGGTCCTACATTTCTTGTGACGTAGGGCGGTTGATGGGTAACAATCACTCCTGCTCTCATGGTTAGTTGGTCACTTGCCATCAACAGGGTTGGCTTCTCATGTTTTCTGGTAGTTGCTGACACACAGCTCAGTTTCCCCAGGATAAAGGCTTTGGGTTCACTCAGATAGGCAGTATTTGAATATAATTTGATGATGTGCAgtatacttttattttccttactaGTGTTTCAGTTCCTGCAACATGGGCTAAATTCAGTGAAGACAATGTCAGGTGCTCTCAACATGCAAGGGCCAACTCTGTCAAGCTCCGAGAGGATACAGAGGTTGCACTGGAGAGCACATCTGAGGAGCTGTGGAATCAGTTTGTCAGCACCAATTTGGCCTTTAACAATCGCATTGCTGAGGTAGCTGATGCAAAGAACAAACTCCAAGCACAACTGGCTAAGGTAAGACTCACTAAGCATTGGCAGCTGCATATAATCTTAGTTGTGCATGAAAGGCACAGAAATCTCTACAGTTTACATCCTTCCTGAAAAAGCACCTCATCAAAAGGCATAGCTATATTACCTTTCCTCAGGCCATGCATTTGCATCACTTGCAGCTTGGGAAGAGCTCACCTCAAAGATGAGCAGCCTGACAAGATGGCAGAATTTTACAAGAAACCATACAACATCTGTCCTATACGAAGAATCGGTGTGCTTATGTTCGTTTGCACCTTTCATGTCTAAAGTTGGGATagatgtttttggttttttttctgtttttcatttttttttgagGCTATTCCATGGTGATTTCCTGAGCAAAGAAaagttgtgttatttttttggTAAGCAGTGAAATGACTTTGGAAAGCACACAAATAAAAGGGCCCACAAATattccaacattttttttcttttagaagaaaaagaatatttcaagtttttgcacttctgttttgcagcagtaagagaaaatttaaaattCCTTGCATTCAATATGTTATCAGTCTGTCTTTGAAACCTAAGTTCCAAGTggtccttttccttttattacaaTATACTTCCACATCTTTAACCTGAATTTTAGCCTGCTTGTGCTTTGAAATAGTCTCATATTTTGGGGTGGATCAGACAGTTCACTTctcaaacatttcttctttcttttcatgtgataaaaaggagaaatagcACCAAAGGTGACAGACCTGTATTAAATTCCATATGTATTACCTTTCCAGtcagttttcatggaaaaatgTGACTTGCTGGAAATGTATTAGTGGAATTTTGAAACATATTCTGAAGTTAACAAGAGGTGCTGCCTTTGTACTGACAGATAAAATCTTGTTAAATTATCAAGACTTACTGTGTTATTCATGTGACTTCAGTCAGAGTTCACGAAGTTCTTTTATTAAGACTCCTTCTCTTATAGAGGAGGCTCGTGTTCACTCATTTGTTTCAATGCACATTTGGAAACAATAGAGTTTTCCTGCCATTCTATTTGTCATAAGTTGTTTAAGAtgttttaagtttatttttagGGACTTGAATGAAAGTGCAAACCAATCAGCTAAATATGTGTGAACTCACAGAACataatgttttcttctattttttcctgcttataAAGCACAAAAGATGTTGAATGTAGTTTTTGTGTGGTTTGGATCTTATATAAATGAAGCCAGCTATAGCACTTTATCCCTGAATTGGCTATCCAAGTTTCTCATGGACTTAATCTATGAAAACTTGCTTCATATTTTCCAATGACTTTTTATAATAGGTAGAATATAAATACAAAAGGTAGGATAGGGCTTACATGTGGAATCACAAACTGCAGTGTGAGGTATCAACATACTATCAAAGATTTGGTCATCGCGTCCAGCTCAACTTGTATATAATAGAAGACATGACTTATCTCCCTATGCTGTCACAGTACTGGATTGCAATAACAAGTGACTGGGAGAAACTGAAATAGTCATATTTGTATAAAGAATAATTAGGTTGTGTGGTATACATGGATTAAGAAAGTGTCATACAGGATAGCATTCCATGAGTTACTGCTGCTGTAACTGATGAGCTACAAAGTGATAGCACATACACAGCAGAGACCTTCATCTCCAACTCCATAGTAATGTGAGAACGCTCTAGGTTTACAgagcagaagcactgcaggTTAAGGAATGGATGAGGTTATATGATAGAAAACCTATTAATTCGTTTGCTCATGATACCTCAAAAGgacaagaggaaagagaaagtaaGTGAGTAAGGAATGAATGCTTGTTTAACAGTCATCTATAGCTAAGCAGAGTAgattgccttttattttttctccaagcTTGCAGTACAGTCTGTAGcacttagagaaaaaaaaaagtacggCTAGGATATGCTTTAATAGGACAGCTGTAGGAGCAGCTAGGACACAAGGCTGTCCCTTAAATTCTATACCACACTTCTGTTTTACCTTTGGGATATCATTATAGTCAAATGCAGCTACTAcagttccttttcctttcacatgTAATACTAACCTATTAACCACAACGGGTGccacaatttcattttcttgtgtttagAAAATGGATCACCCTTTCAAAGGCTGTTTTTGCACTGGCTTCACAAGCAATGGATGTCAATATTAGAGGCATCCTTCCTGCTGCCAAATTCTTTTCCTAGCTAAGTAGACTATCTCCATGAACTGGGAGGAGAATGAATATAGAAGTGTGCTTGGAACTAGGAAAAGTTATATATTTAATGAGATCTGAAGctcatttctgaatgaaaaaatactttcctgCTTTGTGAAATAGCCAAATCTCTTCCAGACAAAAAGCTATACTGGGAACTTCCTGTAACCACTTGTTtctaaaatcagaaagaaaagaattaaaaaaaaaatacatacaagaGAAAATAGTGTGAATATGGTGATAAAAAATAACCAGATGTCgaaataacacattttcttctatcTATATCACTTGCACATAGAAGATCAGCTGGTTAAGATTATGAACCTAATGCTTCAGCTTGTGGTCTCAGcatgctcttcctcctcctaaAAAAGTTCCAaatttgtatataaaaaaaccccaaaatgtaaaaaaatcagtaattcaTTATTACTCTGTTTAGTTCTATTGTAGGATATTGTCTCCCTTTATGTCCAGATAAGTGTTTCCTGTTTACCAATAGACGCAGAATGTCTCCATGTAATAAAGGCATCCTGTTGTTTTCACTTCTATCAAGAGTTAGGCCAGGAGTTTTGCCAGGACCTTCTCCATCAATGACATAATGTCTCCATTTCAGGTTACAAACTGTACAAGTCTCAGAGTAATGACTACACAGCAGTCCATCTgcttttttaagcattttttctgCTGCTAGGATGGTGGGTGGACTCGAACCTCAGTTTCTACCACATTCCTGCACCATTTACCTTGAGTTACTGATATACAACTGAATAGCAGATCTGAAGAACTTCCCTGCTACAACTGATTGAGGTTCTGACACAGCTTTTAACCTAGGTTCCCACTATGAAGTGTCCACACATCATGTTTAAAAGTGCATaagcaaaacacacacattAGAGTAATAGTTCATATAGTTTGCCTTCACTATATACACTTCCCAATCCAATCAGGACCAAGGGGTGCAGTGAAGAACTCTTCCTGTAAGGCATATGATAAACAGAcatggaaaattatttcaagagGAATGGAGCAAAATCCTCAACAATGAAAGTGCTTTGGCgctctgcttcttttttgtaTCTAAATTAGTCCAAACAAGACCACTTTATAACATAGATCACCTGCTCCACTACATTTTTTACTACCAACCTCCACTAATCTGCATTTATTTAGAGGAATGGTTTAGTGACTTACAGATGTATCATCTTGGGTTAGATCAGCTGTGACTTTATCTTTTATTCCACTTGGAGTTCAGCCTGAAGGTCGGTGCTTGAAAGGGCTCCAAGTTCAGATCGAGTTTCCAAGTCAGTGTAAGAGAGGTCTCCAAGGACCATTGTTTGCCAGTGATTCCAGCTTGCCTTTCTGCATTCGCAGTCCAGCTGCTGTCTGTTCTCACTGTTACTCCACTGAAGTATTCAGGAAACTGTCTTAGTTCTCTTTACTTCGAATTTTCAttgtctgcttttccttcctgcaaCTTTTTGTGGGGAAGCTGGCTGGTGAGGCTCACAGCCCCCAACTCTATCAGAAATCTGGGAAGTCATCTGCATAGGGAAACTGTAAAAATGGATTGAAGTGCTTCTGTATGACTCTGGACAGGAATCTGTTgaatgcagaaaggaaatgcttttcttaaaaacttGCTTTATATGTCTCCCTTTCTAGTTCACGGTAGGGCTTCCATGATGAACCATCCCTCTGCCCGcttttgcttgatttttctcGATTAGGCTGAGACAACTTGCCATCTTTTCAGAAACTTAGTACAGGAAGCATGGGTGTGGTATAAAGCATTTCCTACTGCAACTCTGAAGCCTAGAAGTCATCACTACTGCAAGAAGGATTAAAAGAGTGGAAAGCAGATAATTGCTTGAATAAGTTCCTCACTTCCTCTTTAACAGGATGAAAAGGATGATGTTAGTAGCACTAGATGACTGCTTGATTTAGCTTATTCAAGTAACTGTTGGGGAAGGGGCAGAACACTTGCTAAATCTATAAAACAAATGGCTCTATAGAAGCAGACAAAATCAAAAGAAGAATCAGTGGTGAGAAAGATGCCAGACAAATCCAGATGAAAAACATATACACTTCTTTCTCAAAGCAAAGGAATTCATCACTGCAACAGTTTACCACAGATAGGTGACTTTGTTAGCATGAGGAACTGAAAATCAAGATCAAGATCGCTGTTGTCCCTGAAAGCTCTGCTTTTCCTACAGGCACTGGTTTATGAAGAGGAATTGCTGCAGGGTAGAGTAGTGTCCTGCAGGCAGTGTAGGCAGCTAAATAACTCAGACTTTCTTCTCACCTTGAG
Proteins encoded in this region:
- the TEKT5 gene encoding tektin-5, encoding MEFLGTTQVASYCGTRKSCLFPDPAPTSTTKDTYQSYYLPGYRYLSSWRPSLLHRVVSVPPSSAGEFNPTGRPPTVLPTLRSALHSRYSIRDWHHANMVQLKGSEASRYWAGRLNTDSLRLMQDKDQLTHQMQEDSSRNLGERISNIDFWRSELAYELECLLKETQALETAKKRLECAISEMQGPLKTALECLYYREKRKEIDLVHDDVEKNLMKEVDTYKDCQEILAKLAQRINHQLGINRDAQHALEQDLSDKNSAHFIDVKCFNLRNTSDSINFYHGVEKADGTVSVPATWAKFSEDNVRCSQHARANSVKLREDTEVALESTSEELWNQFVSTNLAFNNRIAEVADAKNKLQAQLAKVLQEIFQTEDTIMLLERSIMAKEYPLKVAQTRLEGRTRRPNIELCRDAPQFQLVTEVYTIDDTLQTLKKHLQEARDTLQTLLHNKSKLEHDISVKANSFFIDKKCMEMRKTFPCTPRLIGYI